One window from the genome of Elaeis guineensis isolate ETL-2024a chromosome 5, EG11, whole genome shotgun sequence encodes:
- the LOC105044987 gene encoding LOW QUALITY PROTEIN: F-box protein At5g07610 (The sequence of the model RefSeq protein was modified relative to this genomic sequence to represent the inferred CDS: inserted 1 base in 1 codon), which yields MAMGTGTAMATADQTTMATDEKERCGRRGSAREAASSIYLGGEEETEDRGIQSSSSDWAAKKKWRAKRNSKLREMSSSSSAAKATISNRTVFEILSRLPAKSVLRFKCVCRLWLALASDPLFLDAHTRRNPFTISGFLIHEIGSARLSSYSVDGGALAVLPDPSLSYLDHLFAESCGLLLCRSRSPLLSSSQFLVNPTTMQYRQIPNPPTDVYPFKCQFMLAFDPSTSLRYRIACLCSNNEPSAFNLEPSPFHVQIYSSETGAWELSRVPVPGGRITQKGVYWNAALNWITEDGLLVSFDVDQQLVRIPRRAVMLYLGESRGHLHLIETAEDVGRDXFNWLRFFVFEMRKDNRSWSILYHVDLNDVRIEYPLTKAPLPNEISLGILSDYGIYTVPVFFARGGEREDDEMYFTYPPNIFCCNLGNRTFYKICATKPRTPTIQPNLPVTVTIHFFPFAPVSSLQDLRQFS from the exons CTCTATATACTTGGGCGGCGAAGAAGAAACGGAGGACAGAGGAATTCAAAGCTCGTCTTCAGATTGGGCGGCGAAGAAGAAATGGAGGGCAAAGAGAAATTCAAAGCTCAGAGAGATGTCCTCTTCGTCTTCAGCAGCCAAGGCCACCATCAGCAACCGGACCGTTTTCGAGATCCTCTCCAGGCTGCCGGCGAAGTCCGTCCTCCGATTCAAGTGCGTCTGCAGGCTGTGGCTTGCCCTGGCCTCCGATCCTCTCTTCCTCGACGCCCACACCCGCCGCAACCCCTTCACCATCTCCGGCTTCCTCATCCATGAAATCGGGTCGGCCCGCCTCTCCTCCTACTCCGTCGACGGCGGCGCCTTGGCAGTCCTCCCCGACCCCTCACTCTCCTACCTCGACCACCTATTCGCTGAAAGCTGTGGCCTGCTCCTCTGCAGAAGCCGCTCGCCGCTTCTGTCGTCGAGCCAATTCCTCGTCAATCCCACCACCATGCAGTACCGACAAATCCCAAACCCTCCTACCGATGTATATCCATTCAAATGCCAGTTCATGCTTGCTTTCGATCCTTCCACATCCCTCCGGTATCGAATTGCCTGCCTCTGCTCCAACAACGAGCCCTCTGCGTTCAATCTCGAACCTTCTCCGTTTCACGTCCAGATATACTCATCGGAAACCGGTGCATGGGAGCTCTCGAGGGTTCCTGTGCCGGGCGGTAGAATTACTCAGAAAGGTGTTTACTGGAATGCCGCACTGAACTGGATCACCGAAGATGGTCTCCTTGTCTCCTTTGATGTTGACCAGCAACTGGTGAGGATCCCCCGCCGGGCCGTGATGCTTTACCTCGGAGAGTCTCGCGGCCACCTGCACTTGATTGAGACTGCGGAGGACGTTGGTAGAG AATTTAACTGGCTGCGTTTTTTTGTTTTTGAGATGCGAAAAGACAATCGGAGCTGGTCAATATTATACCATGTTGATCTCAATGATGTGAGAATTGAGTACCCTCTCACTAAGGCGCCGCTTCCTAATGAGATTTCTCTTGGGATATTATCGGACTACGGCATCTACACAGTTCCTGTGTTTTTTGCTCGAGGAGGAGAACGGGAAGATGACGAGATGTATTTTACCTATCCCCCGAATATTTTCTGTTGTAACCTTGGAAATAGGACCTTCTACAAAATTTGTGCCACGAAGCCACGCACCCCAACGATTCAGCCCAATTTACCCGTGACCGTGACCATCCACTTCTTCCCATTTGCTCCAGTCTCTTCTCTCCAAGATCTCCGTCAGTTCAGTTAG